The stretch of DNA TTTTTCGACTTCCGCGGCGGCCCCGGCAAGGGACACGGTGACGGCGGCGGTCTGGGTAAAGGCGGTCGCTGTCGTGTTGAATGCGAGCCCGTCGAGCACGTTGCCGAACCCTGTGTCCGTCACTGTGAGTGTTTGGCCCGAGGTCTGGTGGCGGGTGGTCGAGATGGTGTTCGGCTGCCCACCATCGAACCGCATGGAAAACGCGGGCGCGCTGGGCCAGCCGTCTTCGCTCGTGATCGCGATGGCATAGAGACGGGTCGCATGGTCGTAGGTGACCGCGATGTCCGCGGTGGCCTCGGCGTGGGAGAGGGTGCAGATCGGGGTCGGGCTGAAATCCCAGGCGTGGACCGGGGTTGCGAGGGCGGTGAGGGCGATCAGGAAACGCATGATGTTATGATAGCGCCGTTTCCGCATCGGTCACTTCCCGCCGATGCCTTTGTCGAAAGTCCTTGTGCTTGGGCGTGGAAGCTGTCAGGTCGGCGGTGCATAGCTATTCTACTCGATGTTCTGATTTTCCTTACGGCGACCAGTCTCTCGATCAAGACGCCTACGCCGGACCGCTGCATTCCGCGAGCGGTATAATTCAAGGAAGACATCACATGGCCAACGGCACAGTGAAATGGTTCAACACCACCAAAGGTTTCGGTTTCATCGCTCCTGAGAGCGGCGGCAAGGACGTGTTCGTCCACATCTCGTCCGTCGAGCGTTCGGGCCTGACGGGTCTGGCCGACAACCAGAAGGTCACGTTT from Tateyamaria omphalii encodes:
- a CDS encoding cold-shock protein, translating into MANGTVKWFNTTKGFGFIAPESGGKDVFVHISSVERSGLTGLADNQKVTFDLEAGRDGRESAVNIALV